One Streptomyces sp. ML-6 genomic region harbors:
- a CDS encoding adenylyltransferase/cytidyltransferase family protein, with product MAHRVGYAPGVYDLFHVGHLNILRHARSQCDYLVAGVVSDEMAALAKGHRPVIPLPERLEIVRSVRYVDAAFVETVPDKVETWQQVRFDVIFKGDDWRDTEKGRRLERDFAEVGVEVVYFPYTVHTSSTQLRRALESLVSPQSGAISAP from the coding sequence ATGGCGCACAGGGTCGGCTACGCGCCGGGGGTCTACGACCTGTTCCATGTGGGGCACCTCAACATCCTGCGGCATGCCCGCAGTCAGTGCGACTACCTCGTCGCCGGGGTCGTCTCGGACGAGATGGCGGCGCTCGCCAAGGGCCACAGACCGGTGATCCCGCTGCCGGAGCGCCTGGAGATCGTACGCAGCGTGCGCTACGTGGACGCGGCGTTCGTCGAGACGGTGCCCGACAAGGTCGAGACCTGGCAGCAGGTGCGGTTCGACGTGATCTTCAAGGGGGACGACTGGCGGGACACGGAGAAGGGCAGACGGCTGGAGCGCGACTTCGCGGAGGTCGGTGTGGAGGTCGTCTACTTCCCGTACACGGTGCACACGTCCAGCACCCAACTGCGCCGGGCGTTGGAGTCGCTCGTCAGTCCGCAGTCCGGAGCGATCTCAGCTCCCTGA
- a CDS encoding glycosyltransferase, with the protein MSDADHHEPFGGRTLLVVSTNYAPELTGIGPYAAQLAEHWADSGAETHVLTGMPHYPSWRTDAEYRGVWRVTEKRAGVTVHRRRHYVPPRQTALRRGLFEATVLGHTLLSPPTTRPPDAVVAQLPSLAGGVAGARLARRHRAPYIPVVQDLMGAAAAQSGIRGGGRAAAVASAAERYALRAATLVGVIHESFVPRVTAYGVDPDRIRLVPNWSHVRTPSADRAATRARMGWGEGTPVVLHSGNMGLKQGLEVLVDAARLAPEVRVVLMGDGNQREELLRRAAGLRNLDILPPADEDAFTDVLAAADVLAVTQRASVLDMSVPSKLTSYFVSGRPVVGSVARGGGTAQEIQRSGAGLLVAPEDPAALLSAVRKLVEAPAEADLLGANGPQYVKRHLSREAGLARFDALLTEVLADTQGRPRR; encoded by the coding sequence ATGTCCGATGCAGACCATCACGAGCCGTTCGGGGGCCGCACCTTGCTGGTCGTCTCGACGAACTACGCGCCGGAGCTGACCGGCATCGGCCCGTACGCCGCGCAACTCGCCGAGCACTGGGCCGACTCCGGTGCCGAGACGCACGTACTGACCGGCATGCCGCACTACCCGTCCTGGCGGACCGACGCGGAGTACCGGGGAGTGTGGCGGGTCACCGAGAAACGGGCCGGAGTCACGGTGCACCGGCGAAGACATTATGTTCCGCCCCGTCAGACCGCCCTGCGCAGAGGGCTGTTCGAGGCAACGGTGCTCGGCCACACCTTGCTCTCCCCGCCCACGACACGCCCGCCGGACGCCGTGGTCGCCCAACTGCCCAGCCTCGCCGGCGGTGTCGCCGGCGCCCGGCTGGCCCGCCGCCACCGGGCCCCGTACATACCCGTCGTGCAGGACCTGATGGGTGCCGCCGCCGCACAGAGCGGCATCCGGGGCGGGGGCAGGGCCGCCGCCGTCGCCTCGGCCGCCGAACGGTACGCGCTGCGCGCCGCGACCCTCGTCGGCGTCATCCACGAGAGCTTCGTCCCCCGCGTCACCGCGTACGGGGTGGACCCGGACCGCATCCGCCTCGTGCCCAACTGGTCGCACGTGCGGACCCCTTCGGCCGACCGGGCCGCCACCCGGGCCCGGATGGGCTGGGGCGAGGGCACCCCGGTGGTCCTGCACTCCGGGAACATGGGACTCAAACAGGGCCTGGAGGTCCTCGTCGACGCGGCCCGCCTCGCCCCGGAGGTCCGGGTGGTGCTGATGGGGGACGGCAACCAGCGCGAGGAACTGCTGCGGCGCGCGGCGGGCCTGCGCAACCTCGACATCCTGCCGCCCGCCGACGAGGACGCCTTCACCGACGTCCTCGCCGCCGCCGACGTGCTCGCGGTGACCCAGCGGGCCTCCGTGCTCGACATGAGCGTCCCGTCCAAACTCACCTCGTACTTCGTCTCGGGCCGTCCCGTCGTCGGCTCCGTCGCCCGGGGCGGGGGCACCGCGCAGGAGATCCAGCGGTCCGGCGCCGGCCTCCTCGTCGCACCGGAGGACCCGGCGGCCCTGCTGTCGGCCGTGCGCAAGCTCGTCGAAGCACCCGCCGAGGCGGACCTGCTCGGCGCCAACGGACCCCAGTACGTCAAACGCCACCTGAGCCGGGAGGCGGGCCTGGCCCGTTTCGACGCGCTGCTCACCGAGGTCCTCGCGGACACACAAGGGAGACCACGCCGATGA
- a CDS encoding lipopolysaccharide biosynthesis protein, producing MNQPIRALEDQDEPALLRDQFRQLLRYRALLASGVVVGLLGGGWLALSGEETYTSTGEVVVRSATSDPFAAGASADKGINIGSERQTAVSDTVGTLAAVVLARQGDRVEVGPLLSGLQVTNPPNTLVLRFAYTGRTPDLARGRAQALADAYLEIRRQRTENSIAHMVQGYRAQLTPLTEQRDQLAKQTSGGNDVTSARANLVVAISELNRKISELRALDTTPGYLTKKPAAPTEPTGAGLPLLLGLGGVVGLALGLLLSWVRLVFDPAVRSTRELVRSLGAPLLGTLPRERATAGTLLAVGRGGSRLAEEYRAVAFRLAYDPSFSRRRRLLVTAPRGDGAAAKAAAVNLAAAFAEMGRDVILVEADLRTPCLAWDLGPAVQGAHPRWAAEDARAWPSDSRMNVDVPGSGAFTLIAGRRTGNVPRALTSAPLGRIIAEGDRPGAVVIVLAPPVLAYADAVALLDRVEGVVVVCDPRDVRRSDLERIREIIEAADGSVLGALLHPARGRYERRALRKAGKRRAKVARYDSAPGPGGNDRSGPEYTGDPAETLGLRTFDSTAGHG from the coding sequence ATGAACCAGCCGATCCGTGCCCTGGAGGACCAGGACGAACCCGCGCTGCTGAGGGACCAGTTCCGCCAGCTCCTGCGCTACCGGGCGCTGCTCGCCTCCGGCGTGGTCGTCGGCCTGCTCGGCGGCGGCTGGCTCGCCCTGAGCGGCGAGGAGACCTACACCTCCACGGGCGAGGTCGTCGTGCGCTCCGCCACCTCGGACCCCTTCGCCGCCGGAGCCTCCGCGGACAAGGGCATCAACATCGGCTCCGAGCGGCAGACCGCCGTCAGCGACACCGTGGGCACCCTGGCCGCCGTCGTCCTGGCCCGGCAGGGCGACCGGGTGGAGGTCGGACCGCTGCTCTCCGGCCTCCAGGTCACCAACCCGCCCAACACCCTCGTGCTCCGCTTCGCCTACACCGGCCGCACCCCCGACCTGGCCAGGGGGCGGGCCCAGGCACTGGCCGACGCCTATCTGGAGATCCGCAGACAGCGCACCGAGAACAGCATCGCCCACATGGTCCAGGGCTACCGCGCCCAGCTGACCCCCCTCACCGAACAGCGCGACCAACTGGCAAAACAGACCTCCGGCGGCAACGACGTGACCAGCGCACGGGCCAACCTCGTGGTCGCGATCTCCGAACTCAACCGGAAGATCTCCGAGTTGCGCGCCCTGGACACCACCCCCGGATACCTGACGAAGAAACCCGCCGCCCCCACCGAACCCACCGGCGCCGGACTGCCCCTGCTGCTGGGGCTCGGCGGCGTCGTCGGCCTCGCGCTCGGGCTGCTCCTGTCCTGGGTGCGCCTGGTCTTCGACCCGGCCGTGCGCTCCACCCGCGAACTGGTCCGCTCGCTCGGCGCCCCCCTGCTCGGCACCCTGCCCAGGGAACGCGCCACCGCCGGCACACTGCTGGCCGTCGGACGCGGCGGGAGCCGGCTCGCCGAGGAGTACCGGGCGGTGGCCTTCCGGCTCGCCTACGACCCGTCGTTCTCCCGGCGCCGCCGGCTCCTGGTCACGGCCCCGCGCGGGGACGGCGCGGCGGCGAAGGCCGCCGCGGTCAACCTGGCCGCGGCCTTCGCCGAGATGGGACGCGACGTCATCCTGGTCGAGGCCGACCTGCGCACCCCCTGCCTGGCCTGGGACCTGGGCCCCGCCGTGCAGGGCGCCCACCCCCGGTGGGCGGCGGAGGACGCACGGGCCTGGCCCTCGGACAGCCGGATGAACGTGGACGTACCGGGGTCGGGCGCCTTCACCCTGATAGCGGGCCGCCGCACCGGCAACGTGCCCCGCGCCCTGACCTCGGCCCCCCTCGGGCGGATCATCGCCGAGGGCGACCGGCCCGGCGCTGTCGTGATCGTGCTCGCCCCGCCCGTGCTGGCGTACGCCGACGCCGTCGCGCTCCTCGACCGGGTGGAGGGCGTCGTCGTGGTCTGCGACCCGCGCGACGTGCGCCGCAGCGACCTGGAGCGGATCCGCGAGATCATCGAGGCGGCCGACGGCTCTGTGCTCGGGGCCCTGCTGCACCCCGCCCGCGGCCGCTACGAGCGCCGGGCCCTCCGGAAAGCCGGGAAACGCCGGGCGAAGGTCGCCCGGTACGACTCCGCCCCGGGCCCCGGCGGCAACGACCGCAGCGGCCCGGAGTACACCGGCGACCCGGCCGAGACCCTGGGCCTGCGCACCTTCGACTCCACCGCGGGACACGGATGA
- a CDS encoding mandelate racemase/muconate lactonizing enzyme family protein, with translation MAEHTSSHMGALDPGARIAAVRPVLLSAPYADPENLEVRVALPTGWRTTGLVEVTLDDGTTGLGEGYLAVFAPHVFVSTVELLVPHLVGRPAGDLAERYRDMVLVTGYWSLQGAARHVVSAVEAALLDALGKRAGVPAYELLGGRRTDRIRLYASGGDSASPSAMSTEIAAVASLGIDTFKIRARGHEADKVVWTLEHAAPHGVGVAVDMAQNLDDPGQSAADALAFLDAVGAGTPQPVRFLEEPLGPARAHEYPALRRAAGCPVAGGETVTTARELLERVAAGYYDMVQPDATVVGGPRQTLAVFAGAAEHGVAPVVHCWGSAVCQAANYHAAFAGGGRLAEWPLPAYALRSELLVEPFRIESGRLLAPRAPGLGVRLTPETERRFAFRGDAVYRCPTRMPAAEPGRWRTD, from the coding sequence ATGGCCGAACACACTTCCTCGCACATGGGTGCGCTCGACCCCGGAGCACGGATCGCGGCGGTCCGGCCGGTCCTGCTCAGCGCCCCGTACGCCGACCCGGAGAATCTGGAGGTGCGCGTGGCGCTGCCCACGGGGTGGCGCACGACGGGACTGGTCGAGGTGACCCTGGACGACGGGACGACCGGGCTGGGCGAGGGGTATCTCGCCGTGTTCGCACCGCACGTCTTCGTGTCGACGGTCGAGCTGCTGGTCCCCCACCTGGTCGGGCGCCCGGCCGGCGACCTGGCGGAACGGTACCGGGACATGGTGCTCGTCACGGGGTACTGGAGTCTTCAGGGAGCGGCCCGTCATGTCGTCTCCGCCGTGGAGGCGGCCCTGCTCGATGCCCTGGGGAAGCGGGCCGGTGTGCCCGCGTACGAGCTGCTGGGCGGCCGTCGCACGGACAGGATCCGGCTCTACGCCAGCGGGGGCGACTCGGCGTCCCCGTCGGCCATGAGCACCGAGATCGCCGCCGTCGCCTCGCTCGGGATCGACACCTTCAAGATCAGGGCACGGGGCCACGAGGCCGACAAGGTGGTGTGGACGCTGGAGCACGCGGCCCCGCACGGAGTCGGTGTCGCGGTCGACATGGCACAGAACCTCGACGACCCCGGCCAGTCGGCGGCGGACGCACTCGCGTTCCTCGACGCGGTCGGGGCGGGCACACCGCAGCCGGTGCGCTTTCTGGAGGAGCCCCTGGGACCGGCCCGTGCGCATGAGTACCCCGCCCTGCGGCGGGCGGCCGGCTGCCCGGTGGCGGGCGGGGAGACCGTCACCACCGCGCGCGAGCTGCTGGAGCGCGTGGCTGCGGGGTATTACGACATGGTCCAGCCGGACGCCACGGTCGTCGGCGGGCCACGACAGACGCTGGCCGTCTTCGCGGGGGCCGCGGAACACGGTGTCGCCCCGGTGGTCCACTGCTGGGGCAGTGCGGTGTGCCAGGCGGCCAACTACCACGCCGCGTTCGCCGGCGGCGGTCGGCTGGCCGAGTGGCCGCTGCCCGCATACGCCCTGCGGTCCGAGCTGCTGGTCGAGCCGTTCCGCATCGAGTCGGGCCGGCTGCTCGCCCCGCGGGCACCGGGACTCGGCGTCCGGCTCACTCCGGAGACCGAACGGCGGTTCGCCTTCCGCGGCGATGCCGTCTACCGCTGCCCGACCAGGATGCCGGCGGCCGAGCCCGGCCGATGGAGGACAGACTGA
- a CDS encoding D-2-hydroxyacid dehydrogenase, producing MNAGDHRPGLYVELPLDESGRARLRELGSGPVWFAEPGMVSAADDRALADADIALGNPEAARVAEAPRLRWLQLASVGIDGYLGLDWPVLGRRLTVTNLGDVFADPVAESCLAGILALHRGIDELSGLRSRGTWAKSVVRPRLRLLSGARVLMLGRGSIARRLAELLGPFGCPISHFARGSGDIRTPAELDVQLPDFDVVVGLLPGTPGTSGLLDARRLARMRPGAVLVNAGRGSLVDEEALISELSSGRLGGAVLDVTGQEPLPAGHPLWTCPNVVLTQHTAGGSTDETARVIDLFAENLRRFETDVPLRNPVQWARGF from the coding sequence GTGAACGCGGGCGATCACCGCCCCGGCCTGTACGTGGAGCTGCCGCTCGACGAGTCCGGCCGCGCCCGCCTGCGGGAACTCGGTTCCGGGCCCGTGTGGTTCGCCGAGCCGGGGATGGTCTCCGCGGCCGACGACCGTGCCCTCGCCGACGCCGACATCGCACTCGGCAACCCCGAGGCCGCCCGGGTGGCCGAGGCGCCCCGGCTCCGGTGGCTGCAGCTCGCCTCGGTCGGGATCGACGGCTATCTCGGCCTGGACTGGCCGGTTCTCGGCCGTCGGCTGACCGTGACCAATCTGGGCGATGTCTTCGCCGACCCGGTGGCCGAGTCGTGCCTGGCGGGCATACTCGCACTGCACCGCGGCATCGACGAGCTCTCCGGGCTGCGCTCCCGCGGTACCTGGGCGAAGTCCGTCGTCCGACCGCGACTGCGGCTGCTGTCCGGGGCCCGGGTCCTGATGCTGGGCCGGGGGTCGATCGCCCGGAGGCTCGCCGAACTGCTCGGGCCGTTCGGCTGCCCGATCTCGCACTTCGCGCGCGGCTCGGGCGACATCCGCACCCCGGCCGAGCTCGATGTGCAACTGCCGGACTTCGACGTGGTGGTGGGGCTGTTGCCCGGGACGCCCGGTACGAGCGGGCTGCTCGACGCGCGGCGCCTGGCCCGGATGCGGCCCGGGGCCGTCCTGGTGAACGCGGGCCGGGGATCGCTGGTGGACGAGGAGGCGCTGATCTCCGAGCTGTCCTCCGGGCGGCTCGGCGGTGCGGTGCTGGACGTCACCGGACAGGAGCCGCTGCCCGCCGGACATCCCTTGTGGACCTGCCCGAACGTCGTTCTCACCCAGCACACCGCGGGTGGTTCGACGGACGAGACCGCGCGGGTGATCGACCTGTTCGCCGAGAACCTGCGCCGTTTCGAGACCGACGTCCCGCTGCGCAACCCCGTGCAGTGGGCCAGGGGATTCTGA
- a CDS encoding glycosyltransferase, whose amino-acid sequence MKILHVVTLHTPDHAFGGPTRVALNLSKVQRAAGDDARIMALGDGFDGPLPREVEGVPVHLFQARHLLPVFEVSGITSGALLLTARRMMRGADLAHVHLMRDLVTLPAALLALATRTPLVVQTHGMVDPTENRVARLTDLLGVRTVLRRADAVLHLTETERLDVNAVAAPVPLTRTVRLVNGVRPQERKPARQPGRPPTVLFLARIQERKRPEDFVAAMPAVLARHPDARFVLAGPDTGALRGTLELARRLGVTDSLDHVGPLDHEAVLAAGRQADVYVLPSIEEPLGVSVLEAMSVGTPVVITRTCGLAPDVARAGAGRVIDSRVGQDARNARRVADAVLELLEPEANDRAGRAAWNLVNEDFTIGAVTGTLRRTYEDVVRRRT is encoded by the coding sequence GTGAAGATCCTGCACGTCGTCACGCTCCACACCCCGGACCACGCCTTCGGCGGTCCGACCCGGGTGGCGCTCAACCTGTCGAAGGTGCAGCGGGCCGCGGGCGACGACGCCCGGATCATGGCACTGGGCGACGGCTTCGACGGACCGCTGCCGCGCGAGGTCGAGGGGGTGCCGGTCCACCTCTTCCAAGCCCGCCACCTGCTTCCCGTGTTCGAGGTCAGCGGCATCACCTCCGGGGCCCTCCTGCTCACCGCCCGCCGCATGATGCGCGGGGCCGACCTGGCCCACGTGCACCTGATGCGCGACCTGGTGACCCTGCCCGCCGCACTGCTCGCCCTGGCCACCCGCACCCCCCTGGTCGTCCAGACCCACGGCATGGTGGACCCCACCGAGAACCGGGTCGCCAGGCTGACCGACCTCCTCGGGGTGCGCACGGTGCTGCGCCGCGCCGACGCCGTACTGCACCTGACCGAGACGGAACGCCTCGATGTGAACGCCGTCGCCGCACCGGTGCCGCTCACCCGCACCGTCCGGCTGGTCAACGGGGTGCGCCCGCAGGAACGCAAGCCCGCCCGGCAACCGGGCCGGCCGCCCACGGTGCTCTTCCTGGCCCGCATTCAGGAACGCAAGCGCCCGGAGGACTTCGTCGCCGCGATGCCCGCGGTCCTGGCCCGCCACCCCGACGCCCGCTTCGTGCTGGCCGGACCCGACACCGGCGCCCTGCGCGGCACCCTCGAACTCGCCCGCCGGCTGGGGGTGACGGACTCGCTCGACCACGTGGGGCCGCTCGACCACGAAGCGGTCCTGGCGGCGGGACGGCAGGCCGACGTGTACGTGCTGCCGTCGATCGAGGAACCCCTGGGCGTGTCCGTCCTGGAGGCGATGTCGGTCGGCACCCCCGTGGTCATCACCCGCACCTGCGGCCTCGCCCCCGACGTGGCACGGGCGGGAGCGGGCCGGGTGATCGACAGCCGGGTCGGCCAGGACGCGAGGAACGCGCGCCGGGTCGCCGACGCCGTACTGGAACTCCTCGAACCCGAGGCCAACGACCGGGCCGGCCGGGCGGCCTGGAACCTCGTCAACGAGGACTTCACCATCGGGGCCGTGACCGGCACCCTCCGGCGGACCTACGAAGACGTGGTCCGCCGGAGGACATGA
- a CDS encoding CDP-alcohol phosphatidyltransferase family protein: MGTTGTVMRELRGAQKTAKGVSLYSRYVNRPAGRVLAAGAYRIGMTPNQVTLLSAVFTFSAIASVALVRPSWGLAVLVWGGLVVGFALDSADGQLARLTGRGGPDGEWLDHVVDCAKMILVHTAVLISFRRFFDLPSEGWLLLPLGFLFAAVLTFCAGLLREQLGKAQPGRTQPGGARPAGAGAPSVAGGTAAPVSRLRAVALLPADYGVFCLVFLLLGDPTAFRLGYAVLAAVHALFLVMFLAKWFRELRSLRTAD; the protein is encoded by the coding sequence ATGGGAACCACGGGCACGGTCATGCGTGAGCTGCGCGGGGCGCAGAAGACGGCCAAGGGGGTCTCGCTCTACTCGCGGTACGTGAACCGTCCGGCCGGCCGGGTCCTCGCGGCCGGGGCGTACCGCATCGGCATGACGCCCAATCAAGTCACCTTGCTGAGCGCGGTGTTCACCTTTTCCGCCATCGCATCGGTGGCGCTCGTCCGGCCGTCCTGGGGCCTGGCCGTGCTGGTCTGGGGCGGTCTCGTCGTCGGCTTCGCCCTCGACTCGGCCGACGGGCAACTGGCCCGGCTGACCGGCCGGGGCGGCCCGGACGGCGAATGGCTCGACCACGTCGTGGACTGCGCCAAGATGATCCTCGTGCACACCGCCGTGCTGATCTCGTTCCGGCGGTTCTTCGACCTGCCGTCCGAGGGCTGGCTGCTGCTGCCGCTCGGCTTCCTCTTCGCGGCCGTGCTCACCTTCTGCGCCGGACTGCTGCGCGAACAACTGGGCAAGGCACAACCGGGCAGGACGCAGCCGGGAGGGGCCCGACCGGCCGGGGCCGGCGCCCCATCCGTCGCGGGCGGCACGGCGGCCCCGGTCTCCCGGCTCCGGGCCGTGGCACTGCTGCCCGCCGACTACGGAGTGTTCTGCCTGGTCTTCCTGCTGCTCGGCGACCCCACCGCGTTCCGCCTCGGCTATGCGGTGCTCGCCGCCGTGCACGCGCTGTTCCTGGTGATGTTCCTCGCCAAGTGGTTCAGGGAGCTGAGATCGCTCCGGACTGCGGACTGA
- a CDS encoding DUF6381 family protein, translating to MSVARESGDRAQQLRDKARHMTEAAERTTDPEQRRRLQEKARLLREQSDRQGTMGGEDIRPTR from the coding sequence ATGAGCGTTGCACGTGAATCCGGTGACCGTGCGCAGCAGCTGCGCGACAAGGCCCGGCACATGACCGAGGCCGCCGAGCGCACCACCGACCCCGAACAGCGCCGACGCCTCCAGGAGAAGGCCCGGCTGCTGCGGGAGCAGAGCGACCGGCAGGGCACCATGGGTGGCGAGGACATCCGCCCGACCCGGTAG
- a CDS encoding glycosyltransferase family 2 protein has product MNKLPIAVVIPTKNEGLNIAEAVGSVLGHFEAVVVVDSHSTDDTAKIAAECGAEVVTYTWDGGHPRKKQWCLDHVRTDLDWILLLDGDERIGPGLLAELRQLFSAPGGPGAAAYDIPLGYWFSGKRLRHGYTIRKRSLTDRTRCRYPEVGDLDAPGIGEVEGHYQPVAESVGTLRNPIEHQDLDPVTAWFERHNRYSDWEAWLEHHPEVKEQVRRVKSRQGQLFHKAPFKPLVSFVYMYVYRRGFLDGRAGFDFALAMSFYRWQIGLKSREGRVV; this is encoded by the coding sequence ATGAACAAGCTGCCGATAGCCGTGGTGATCCCCACGAAGAACGAGGGGCTCAACATCGCCGAGGCGGTGGGCTCGGTGCTCGGCCACTTCGAGGCGGTCGTGGTCGTCGACTCGCACAGCACGGACGACACGGCGAAGATCGCCGCGGAGTGCGGGGCCGAGGTGGTCACGTACACCTGGGACGGCGGGCATCCCCGCAAGAAGCAGTGGTGCCTGGACCACGTCCGCACGGACCTGGACTGGATCCTGCTGCTCGACGGGGACGAACGGATCGGCCCCGGCCTGCTGGCCGAGCTGCGGCAGCTCTTCTCCGCCCCCGGCGGGCCCGGGGCGGCCGCGTACGACATCCCGCTCGGTTACTGGTTCTCCGGGAAGCGGCTGCGGCACGGCTACACCATCCGCAAACGGTCGCTGACCGACCGGACCCGCTGCCGGTACCCGGAGGTGGGGGACCTCGACGCGCCGGGCATCGGCGAGGTCGAGGGGCACTACCAGCCCGTCGCCGAGTCGGTCGGCACCCTGCGCAATCCGATCGAGCACCAGGACCTCGACCCGGTCACCGCCTGGTTCGAGCGGCACAACCGCTACTCCGACTGGGAGGCGTGGCTGGAGCACCACCCCGAGGTGAAGGAGCAGGTGCGGAGGGTGAAGTCGCGCCAGGGGCAGTTGTTCCACAAGGCACCGTTCAAACCGCTGGTGTCGTTCGTGTACATGTACGTGTACCGGCGGGGGTTCCTCGACGGTCGGGCGGGGTTCGACTTCGCCCTGGCGATGAGCTTCTACCGTTGGCAGATCGGTCTCAAGTCCCGTGAGGGAAGGGTGGTCTGA
- a CDS encoding PmoA family protein, giving the protein MSGPLRITHVHGDRVTVTEERHGIELISYVYRPEAAWEAPKPYVHPLRTLADNVVSDYRPNDHRWHKGLQMTASHLSGQNLWGGNTYVHGQDYQPLPELVGSMAHLGFDEVAVEEGRAVITERLSWRHHDGTHWADEMRRIELHDVEHEVERGGGHEAGHHAGPAGPGAGGSWTLTWSSAVTNRRSEPLRFGSPTTHGREAAGYTGLFWRGPRAFRGGRIIGPDGEGPGLMGTQAPWLAYSGEHDGADGHATLIFRHAPENDHSGAGGTHPAHWFVRNEPFAAVAPSFAFHEELELAPGDTLARRYRITVADGAWDRDRITEYLAEHPW; this is encoded by the coding sequence ATGAGCGGTCCACTGCGCATCACACACGTCCACGGGGACCGGGTCACGGTCACGGAGGAACGCCACGGCATCGAGCTGATCAGCTACGTCTACCGCCCCGAGGCGGCCTGGGAGGCCCCGAAGCCGTACGTACACCCCCTGCGCACCTTGGCTGATAACGTTGTCAGCGACTACCGGCCCAACGATCACCGCTGGCACAAGGGCCTCCAGATGACGGCCTCCCACCTCTCCGGGCAGAACCTGTGGGGAGGCAACACCTATGTGCACGGGCAGGACTATCAGCCGCTGCCCGAGCTGGTCGGCTCGATGGCGCACCTCGGCTTCGACGAGGTGGCGGTGGAGGAGGGGCGCGCGGTCATCACGGAACGGCTGAGCTGGCGCCACCACGACGGCACGCACTGGGCGGACGAGATGCGCCGGATCGAGCTGCACGACGTCGAGCACGAGGTCGAACGCGGGGGCGGGCACGAGGCCGGACACCACGCCGGGCCCGCCGGACCGGGGGCCGGCGGGAGCTGGACACTGACCTGGTCGAGTGCCGTCACCAACCGGCGTTCCGAGCCGCTGCGCTTCGGCAGCCCCACCACCCACGGCCGGGAGGCCGCGGGCTACACCGGCCTCTTCTGGCGCGGTCCGCGCGCCTTCCGCGGCGGGCGGATCATCGGCCCGGACGGGGAGGGACCCGGGCTGATGGGGACGCAGGCCCCCTGGCTGGCCTACAGCGGCGAGCACGACGGCGCCGACGGACACGCCACGCTGATCTTCCGGCACGCCCCGGAGAACGACCATTCGGGAGCGGGCGGCACCCACCCGGCCCACTGGTTCGTGCGCAACGAGCCGTTCGCCGCCGTCGCCCCCTCCTTCGCCTTCCACGAGGAGCTGGAGCTCGCCCCGGGCGACACCCTCGCGCGCCGCTACCGGATCACCGTCGCGGACGGGGCCTGGGACCGGGACCGGATCACCGAGTACCTCGCGGAGCACCCGTGGTGA
- a CDS encoding LacI family DNA-binding transcriptional regulator gives MQSQVNRRSARPRPSSAVTLQQVAQDAGVSLATASRVLGDSDRNVTQELQERVLEAAARLRYVSNAPARALVRSTTSIVGLLVHDVNDAYYSAIAAGVMEVARDHKLLVMLAGTFHEPELQAEYVARLRAQRARAVVLAGSGFTGRSPSLVQELESFAAQGGRVTAVAHEGMPVDTIVPGNHEGGRAVAEHLARLGHTEIGVVCGPLALVSVQDRLRGFLERAAELGIVVQERHRVEADFTRDGGRTATVRLFRRSPGITAIFALNDAMALGALAALRDDLGRGVPSDVSVVGFDDLPVAGDVTPALTTVRLPLEEIGRRALLLALGDATPSPRTLAVPSRLVVRASTAPPPRTTG, from the coding sequence ATGCAGAGCCAGGTCAATCGACGTTCCGCCCGTCCCCGCCCGTCGTCGGCCGTGACGCTCCAGCAGGTCGCGCAGGATGCCGGGGTGTCCCTCGCCACGGCCTCGCGCGTCCTCGGCGACAGCGACCGCAACGTCACCCAGGAGCTGCAGGAGCGCGTCCTGGAGGCGGCGGCCCGGCTCCGCTACGTGTCCAACGCGCCGGCCCGCGCGCTCGTGCGGTCCACCACCTCCATCGTCGGCCTGCTCGTGCACGACGTGAACGACGCGTACTACTCCGCCATCGCCGCCGGCGTGATGGAGGTCGCCCGCGACCACAAGCTCCTCGTGATGCTGGCCGGCACCTTCCACGAGCCCGAGCTCCAGGCGGAGTACGTGGCGCGGCTGCGGGCCCAGCGGGCCCGGGCCGTGGTCCTCGCCGGCTCGGGATTCACCGGCAGGAGCCCCTCGCTCGTCCAGGAGCTGGAGTCCTTCGCCGCCCAGGGCGGCCGGGTGACCGCGGTCGCGCACGAGGGCATGCCGGTGGACACGATCGTGCCGGGGAACCACGAGGGCGGCCGGGCCGTGGCCGAGCACCTCGCCCGGCTGGGGCACACCGAGATCGGTGTGGTCTGCGGGCCGCTCGCCCTGGTCTCCGTGCAGGACCGGCTGCGCGGCTTCCTGGAGCGGGCCGCCGAGCTGGGCATCGTCGTGCAGGAACGGCACCGGGTCGAGGCCGACTTCACCCGGGACGGCGGACGGACCGCGACGGTGCGGCTGTTTCGCAGGTCACCGGGGATCACCGCGATCTTCGCGCTCAACGACGCGATGGCGCTGGGGGCGCTCGCGGCGCTCCGGGACGACCTCGGGCGGGGCGTGCCCTCCGACGTCTCCGTCGTGGGCTTCGACGACCTGCCGGTGGCCGGTGACGTCACGCCCGCGCTGACGACGGTGCGGCTGCCGCTGGAGGAGATCGGCCGCCGGGCGCTGCTGCTGGCCCTCGGCGACGCGACGCCCTCGCCGCGCACGCTGGCCGTGCCGTCGCGCCTGGTGGTGCGGGCCAGCACCGCGCCGCCGCCCCGCACGACCGGCTGA